From a region of the Panicum virgatum strain AP13 chromosome 2K, P.virgatum_v5, whole genome shotgun sequence genome:
- the LOC120693204 gene encoding interferon-related developmental regulator 2-like, translated as MGKSKKSKARGGGDDQLDSSDADSVGSSSTALSDLSISYATEHVNSQEFVLDKYIDDLYEKRGSTREAALVKLVDAFESFMLHGLVENKYATLLCQFNNSVKKGSTKEVFLASRAIGLLAITLGAGSSSHEIMEESHPQLCRVLQAWSDASKMISALDCLAVITFVGATDLAETELSLKAMWDVIHPKSGSNVGTVRKPKPPVLAAAISAWTFLLTTIGSWRINTDSWKEPIAFLSTLLEAEDRAVRMAAGEALALCFELNLLDVSSCEDGDANTGRTGGSKNKLFLDMQALKAKISGLASNLSAEAGGKGADKKNLTDQKDLFQRILDFVKYGECPEESIKIAGKRDVLRVSSWSELIQLNFLKRFLGKGFLKHVKENGLLQDIFDIKVDTTETLSSTDKKIFRSEEEKERALKLNKERRLAQARKNAAMLVE; from the exons ATGGGGAAGA GCAAAAAGAGcaaggcccgcggcggcggggacgaccAGCTCGACAGCAGCGACGCCGACAGCGTGGGCTCCTCGTCCACCGCGCTGTCGGATCTCTCGATCTCGTACGCCACCGAGCACGTCAACTCGCAGGAGTTCGTCCTCGACAAGTACATCGACGACCTCTACGAAAAGAG GGGATCTACAAGAGAGGCAGCATTGGTTAAACTGGTTGATGCCTTCGAAAGTTTTATGCTTCATGGTCTTGTGGAGAACAA GTATGCCACTCTGCTATGTCAATTCAACAATTCTGTGAAAAAAGGATCTACTAAGGAGGTTTTTCTGGCATCACGTGCCATTG GGTTATTGGCCATTACGCTCGGTGCTGGGAGCAGTTCACATGAAATTATGGAGGAGTCACATCCCCAACTTTGTAGAGTACTTCAAGCTTGGTCCGATGCCTCAAAGATGATATCT GCACTTGATTGTTTGGCTGTCATCACATTTGTTGGTGCAACTGATCTGGCTGAAACAGAGTTATCTTTGAAAGCCATGTGGGATGTGATTCATCCAAAGTCTGGTTCAAAT GTGGGAACTGTCAGGAAACCTAAGCCTCCTGTGTTAGCAGCTGCTATATCTGCATGGACATTTCTCCTGACTACTATTGGTTCATGGAGGATAAATACTGACAGTTGGAAAGA GCCCATCGCATTTCTCTCTACTCTTTTAGAAGCAGAGGATCGTGCTGTTCGAATGGCTGCTGGTGAAGCATTGGCTTTGTGCTTCGAGTTAAATCTGCTTGATGTTTCTTCTTGTGAAGATGGTGATGCCAACACAGGAAGAACTGGTGGTTCTAAGAACAAGCTTTTCTTGGATATGCAAGCTTTAAAAGCTAAAATATCTGGTCTAGCCTCTAATCTCTCTGCAGAGGCTGGGGGGAAAGGTGCAGACAAGAAAAACCTTACTGATCAAAAAGACTTGTTTCAACGAATCTTGGATTTTGTCAAG TATGGAGAATGCCCTGAAGAATCAATCAAGATTGCTGGAAAGCGTGATGTCTTAAGGGTTTCATCATGGTCTGAACTAATCCAG TTGAATTTCTTAAAGCGGTTCCTTGGGAAAGGCTTTCTGAAGCATGTGAAG gAGAATGGACTTCTTCAAGATATATTTGACATTAAGGTCGACACTACTGAAACTCTGTCATCCACTGATAAG AAAATCTTTAGGTctgaagaggaaaaagaaagagcTCTGAAATTGAACAAGGAGCGTCGTCTAGCCCAG GCGAGGAAGAACGCTGCTATGCTGGTCGAGTAA
- the LOC120693213 gene encoding pentatricopeptide repeat-containing protein At1g25360-like, which produces MPPPPAVTSLPYQCSVLLRRLAASRSLAPSSFLRALRCLHARLLASGLLHAPSHPHLRLRLIHLYTLSHDLPAAALLFRSNPCPVAATSLVAAHAAAGRLPAAVSFFDAVPPARRDTVLHNAVISAYARASRAAPAVAVFRSLLASGSIRPDDYSFTALLSAAAHLPNLSVLHCAQLHCSVLKSGAGGVLSVCNALIALYMKCDVPGATRDARRVLDEMPATDELTWTTMVVGYVRRGDICAARSVFEEVDGKFDVVWNAMISGYVQSGLVKEAFELFRRMVLGRMPLDEFTFTSVLSACANAGFFVLGKSVHGQIIRLQPDFAPEAALPVNNALVTLYSKGGKIAVAKRIFDSMKSKDVVSWNTILSGYVESSCLDKAVEVFKEMPYKNELSWMVMVSGYVHGGHAEDALKLFNWMRAEDVKPCDYTYAGAVAACGELGALKHGKQLHGHLVQLGFEGSNSAGNALITMYAKCGAVKEAQLVFLVMPNVDSVSWNAMISALGQHGHGREALDLFDQMVAEGIYPDRISYLTVLTACNHAGLVDEGFHYFESMKRDFGIIPGEDHYARLIDLLGRAGRIGEARDLIKTIPFEPTPSIWEAILSGCRTNGDMELGAYAADQLFKMTPQHDGTYILLSNTYSAAGRWVDAARVRKLMRDRGVKKEPGCSWIEVGNKVHVFLVGDTKHPEAHEVYHFLEMVSAKMRKLGYLPDTKVVLHDMEPHQKEHILFAHSERLAVGFGLLKLPPGATVTVLKNLKICADCHAAIMFMSKAVGREIVVRDVRRFHHFKDGECSCGNYW; this is translated from the coding sequence atgccgccgccgcccgccgtcaccTCGCTGCCCTACCAATGCTCCGTCCTCCTGCGGCGCCTCGCCGCGAGCCGCTCTCTtgccccctcctccttcctccgcgCGCTCCGCTGCCTCCACGCTCGCCTCCTCGCCTCCGGGCTCCTCCACGCGCCGTCGCACCCGCACCTCAGGCTCCGCCTCATCCACCTCTACACCCTGTCCCAtgacctccccgccgccgcgctcctcttCCGCTCAAACCCGTGCCccgtcgccgccacctcgctcgtcgccgcgcacgccgccgcgggccgcctccccgccgccgtctccttCTTCGACGCcgtcccgcccgcccgccgcgacACCGTCCTCCACAACGCCGTGATCTCGGCGTACGCCCGCGCgtcccgcgccgcgcccgcggtCGCCGTGTTCCGCTCGCTGCTCGCCTCCGGCTCCATTCGGCCCGACGACTATTCGTTCACCGCGCTACTGAGCGCAGCAGCCCACCTGCCCAATCTCTCTGTCCTGCACTGTGCACAGCTACACTGCTCGGTGCTCAAGTCTGGCGCCGGGGGTGTCTTGTCGGTGTGCAACGCGCTCATTGCGCTGTACATGAAATGTGACGTGCCCGGGGCGACGCGAGACGCACGGAGGGTGCTTGACGAAATGCCAGCTACGGATGAACTGACGTGGACTACTATGGTCGTCGGGTATGTTAGGAGAGGCGATATTTGTGCTGCTAGATCAGTTTTTGAGGAGGTTGATGGGAAGTTTGATGTCGTGTGGAATGCCATGATCTCAGGATATGTGCAATCAGGATTGGTTAAAGAGGCATTTGAGCTGTTCAGAAGGATGGTGCTAGGAAGGATGCCTCTTGATGAGTTCACATTTACTAGTGTTCTGAGTGCTTGTGCAAATGCTGGGTTCTTTGTACTTGGGAAGTCTGTCCATGGTCAGATCATTCGGTTGCAGCCAGATTTTGCGCCTGAGGCAGCTTTGCCTGTTAACAATGCATTGGTGACCTTGTACTCGAAGGGTGGGAAGATTGCTGTTGCCAAAAGGATATTTGACAGTATGAAATCAAAGGATGTCGTTTCTTGGAATACCATTTTGTCAGGGTATGTTGAGAGCAGCTGTTTAGACAAGGCAGTTGAGGTATTTAAGGAGATGCCTTACAAAAATGAGTTGTCATGGATGGTGATGGTCTCAGGATATGTCCATGGAGGGCATGCCGAAGATGCACTTAAGCTGTTTAACTGGATGAGGGCTGAGGATGTCAAGCCGTGTGATTACACCTATGCTGGTGCTGTAGCTGCATGTGGTGAACTTGGGGCACTGAAGCATGGGAAGCAGCTCCATGGGCATCTTGTGCAGCTTGGTTTTGAGGGGAGCAATTCTGCAGGAAATGCACTCATTACCATGTATGCTAAATGTGGTGCTGTGAAAGAAGCTCAGCTTGTGTTCCTTGTGATGCCTAATGTTGATTCTGTTTCATGGAATGCTATGATTTCAGCTCTTGGGCAGCATGGACATGGAAGAGAGGCACTTGATCTTTTTGATCAGATGGTTGCTGAAGGCATATATCCAGATAGGATTTCCTACCTCACAGTATTGACAGCTTGCAATCATGCTGGTTTGGTGGATGAAGGCTTTCATTATTTTGAGTCCATGAAGAGGGACTTTGGCATTATCCCTGGAGAAGATCACTATGCGCGGCTGATTGATTTGCTTGGTCGGGCTGGACGAATTGGAGAAGCTAGAGATTTGATCAAGACAATACCTTTTGAGCCTACCCCATCCATTTGGGAGGCCATTCTTTCTGGTTGCCGGACTAACGGAGATATGGAACTTGGTGCTTATGCTGCAGACCAGCTGTTTAAGATGACACCACAGCACGATGGCACATACATCCTACTGTCCAACACTTACTCAGCTGCCGGACGTTGGGTAGATGCTGCAAGAGTAAGGAAGCTAATGCGTGATCGAGGGGTAAAGAAAGAACCAGGGTGCAGTTGGATAGAAGTGGGAAACAAAGTTCATGTATTTCTTGTTGGTGACACAAAACATCCGGAAGCACATGAAGTTTACCACTTCCTTGAAATGGTTAGTGCTAAGATGAGAAAGCTCGGATATCTTCCTGATACAAAGGTTGTGTTGCATGACATGGAGCCTCATCAGAAGGAGCATATATTATTTGCACATAGTGAGAGGCTGGCGGTTGGTTTTGGGCTCCTAAAGCTgcctcctggagctacggttaCAGTTCTTAAGAACTTGAAAATATGCGCTGATTGTCATGCAGCAATAATGTTCATGTCGAAGGCGGTCGGAAGGGAGATTGTTGTTAGGGATGTTAGGCGATTTCACCATTTCAAAGATGGAGAATGTTCATGTGGTAACTATTGGTGA